A genome region from Oryzias melastigma strain HK-1 linkage group LG12, ASM292280v2, whole genome shotgun sequence includes the following:
- the barhl1b gene encoding barH-like homeobox 1b, with protein sequence MEASANGSSFGIDSLLSHRPGSPVSKGDSLAGECRSPLEFSPRSDAESGCSSPPSPRRECVEEAAQRQAHGVPLPPHLQHAQISAGSQQRTVTSSFLIRDILADCKPLAACAPYSSNGQPTQEAGRLAAKIADDFMEKIHSNSSSDSEYKVKEEGDREISSSRDSPQVRLKKPRKARTAFTDHQLAQLERSFERQKYLSVQDRMELAASLNLTDTQVKTWYQNRRTKWKRQTAVGLELLAEAGNYSALQRMFPSPYFYPQSLVSNLDPGAALYLYRGPSAPPPALQRPLVPRILLHGLQGGSEPPPAPPPLPPMSGVLPRPAQQR encoded by the exons ATGGAGGCGTCCGCCAATGGGTCCAGTTTTGGCATCGACTCGCTGCTGTCGCACAGGCCCGGGAGCCCCGTGTCCAAGGGGGACAGCCTGGCGGGGGAGTGCCGCTCACCTCTGGAGTTCAGCCCCAGATCCGACGCGGAGAGCGGCTGCTCGTCGCCGCCGTCTCCGAGGAGGGAGTGCGTGGAGGAGGCGGCGCAGAGGCAGGCGCACGGCGTGCCTCTGCCGCCGCACCTCCAGCACGCGCAGATCTCCGCCGGGTCGCAGCAGAGGACCGTGACCTCGTCGTTCCTCATCAGAGACATTCTCGCGGACTGTAAGCCTCTGGCCGCGTGCGCGCCCTACTCCAGCAATGGACAGCCGACCCAGGAGGCGGGAAGGCTGGCCGCAAAGATAGCGGACGACTTTATGGAGAAAATCCACAGCAACTCCTCGTCTGACAGTGAATATAAAG TGAAGGAGGAGGGGGACAGGGAGATCTCCAGCAGCAGAGACAGCCCGCAGGTCCGGCTGAAGAAGCCCAGGAAGGCCCGCACGGCCTTCACGGACCACCAGCTGGCGCAGCTGGAGCGCAGCTTCGAGCGCCAGAAGTACCTGAGCGTGCAGGACCGCATGGAGCTGGCGGCTTCTCTGAACCTCACCGACACGCAGGTCAAGACCTGGTACCAGAACCGGAG GACAAAGTGGAAGCGGCAGACGGCGGTGGGGCTGGAGCTGCTGGCGGAGGCCGGGAACTACTCGGCGCTGCAGCGGATGTTCCCGTCCCCGTACTTCTACCCGCAGAGCCTGGTCTCCAACTTGGACCCCGGGGCGGCCCTCTACCTGTACAGGGGCCCCTCGGCGCCCCCGCCGGCTCTACAGAGACCGCTGGTTCCGCGGATCCTGCTTCACGGCCTGCAGGGAGGCAGCGAGCCGCCGCCcgcgccgccgccgctgcccCCCATGTCCGGCGTGCTGCCCCGGCCGGCGCAGCAGCGGTGA